One Methylosinus sp. LW4 genomic region harbors:
- the shc gene encoding squalene--hopene cyclase, protein MTATALAIEPKRDDALDQSIARASGALRALAKGDGHWCFELEADATIPAEYVLMRHFRDEPIDHALEGKIAVYLRRIQGAHGGWPLFRDGALDMSASVKAYFALKMIGDDIDAPHMKRAREAILSHGGAARTNVFTRALLALYGEIPWRGVPAMPVEIMLLPKWFPFHIDKISYWGRTVLVPLLVLQTLKPQAVNRLGVHIGELFTTPPNEVKKWPTGAHQHPALVAFFGAIDRLLRAADPYFPKGPRQRAIKAAEAFVTQRLNGVDGLGAIFPAMVNSLLMYEVLGVPADDERIRLARESIERLLVVKEDEAYCQPCVSPVWDTALACHTLLEVGGEAEEARARAGLDWLAPLQVLDVKGDWAVQRPNVRPGGWAFQYANAYYPDVDDTAVVVTAMDRSYAGRSDRPYDERIARAREWVEGLQSKNGGWGAFDADNEYYYLNHIPFADHGALLDPPTSDVSARCVSMLAQLGDTIETSPSMKAGVDYLLAEQEPDGSWFGRWGMNYIYGTWSTLCALNAAGLKPEHRAMRRAVDWLVAIQNEDGGWGEDGDSYKLDYRGYEKAPSTPSQTAWGVLALMAAGEVGHPAVARGISYLQANQDADGLWKEERYTATGFPRVFYLRYHGYAKFFPLWALARYRNLERGNSKIVQTGL, encoded by the coding sequence ATGACCGCGACCGCCCTTGCGATCGAGCCGAAGCGCGACGACGCGCTCGACCAGAGCATCGCGCGCGCTTCCGGCGCGTTGCGCGCGCTCGCCAAAGGCGACGGCCATTGGTGCTTCGAGCTCGAGGCCGACGCCACGATTCCGGCCGAATATGTGCTGATGCGCCATTTCCGCGACGAGCCGATCGATCACGCGCTCGAGGGCAAGATCGCCGTCTATCTGCGCCGTATCCAGGGCGCGCATGGCGGCTGGCCTTTGTTCCGCGACGGCGCCCTCGATATGAGCGCCAGCGTGAAGGCCTATTTCGCGCTGAAGATGATCGGCGACGACATTGACGCGCCGCATATGAAGCGGGCGCGCGAGGCGATCCTCAGCCATGGCGGCGCCGCGCGCACGAATGTCTTCACACGCGCGCTGCTGGCGCTCTATGGCGAGATTCCCTGGCGCGGCGTGCCGGCCATGCCGGTGGAGATCATGCTGCTGCCGAAATGGTTTCCCTTCCATATCGACAAGATCTCCTATTGGGGCCGCACCGTCCTCGTGCCGCTGCTCGTGCTGCAGACGTTGAAGCCGCAGGCCGTCAATCGGCTCGGCGTGCATATAGGCGAGCTGTTCACCACCCCGCCGAACGAGGTGAAGAAATGGCCGACCGGCGCGCATCAGCATCCGGCGCTGGTCGCATTCTTCGGCGCGATCGACAGGCTGCTGCGCGCCGCCGATCCTTATTTTCCCAAAGGCCCGCGCCAGCGCGCGATAAAGGCGGCGGAGGCTTTCGTCACGCAGCGGCTGAACGGCGTCGACGGTCTCGGCGCCATCTTCCCCGCCATGGTCAACAGCCTGCTGATGTATGAGGTTCTCGGCGTCCCCGCCGACGACGAGCGCATCAGGCTCGCGCGCGAATCGATCGAGCGTCTGCTCGTCGTCAAGGAGGACGAGGCCTATTGCCAGCCCTGCGTCTCGCCCGTGTGGGACACGGCGCTCGCCTGCCACACGCTGCTCGAGGTCGGCGGTGAGGCGGAGGAGGCGCGCGCCCGCGCCGGCCTCGACTGGCTCGCGCCCTTGCAGGTGCTGGATGTGAAGGGCGATTGGGCCGTGCAGCGGCCGAATGTGCGCCCCGGCGGCTGGGCCTTCCAATACGCCAACGCCTATTACCCGGATGTCGACGACACCGCCGTGGTGGTGACGGCGATGGATCGCTCCTACGCCGGCCGCTCCGACCGGCCCTATGACGAGCGCATCGCCCGCGCGCGCGAATGGGTCGAAGGGCTGCAGAGCAAGAATGGCGGCTGGGGCGCCTTCGACGCCGACAATGAATATTATTATCTCAACCACATTCCCTTCGCCGATCATGGCGCGCTGCTCGATCCGCCGACCTCGGACGTCTCGGCGCGCTGCGTCTCCATGCTGGCGCAGCTCGGCGACACGATCGAGACCAGCCCCAGCATGAAAGCCGGCGTCGATTACCTGCTCGCCGAGCAGGAGCCGGACGGCAGCTGGTTCGGCCGCTGGGGAATGAACTATATATACGGGACCTGGTCGACGCTCTGCGCGCTCAACGCCGCCGGGCTGAAGCCGGAACATCGCGCCATGCGCCGCGCCGTGGATTGGCTCGTCGCGATCCAGAACGAGGACGGCGGCTGGGGCGAGGACGGAGACAGCTATAAGCTCGACTATCGCGGCTATGAGAAAGCGCCGAGCACTCCCTCGCAGACGGCCTGGGGCGTGCTGGCGCTGATGGCGGCGGGCGAGGTCGGCCATCCGGCGGTCGCCCGCGGCATATCCTATCTGCAGGCCAATCAGGATGCGGATGGCCTGTGGAAGGAGGAGCGCTACACCGCCACGGGCTTCCCGCGCGTCTTCTATCTGCGCTATCACGGCTACGCAAAATTCTTCCCGCTGTGGGCGCTCGCGCGCTATCGTAACCTCGAAAGGGGCAACAGCAAAATTGTCCAGACCGGACTCTAA
- a CDS encoding helix-turn-helix domain-containing protein, producing MNAPEPNEAAAGARAENALKAQLIGKIGRLMKERGLKQVEAAGLLGVKQPDVSKMLRGDFRQFSVERLLRFLVALGQDVEIVVKPPSGAEAPALRVARL from the coding sequence ATGAACGCGCCCGAGCCTAACGAAGCAGCCGCCGGCGCGCGCGCGGAAAACGCGCTCAAAGCGCAGCTCATCGGCAAGATCGGCCGGCTGATGAAGGAGCGCGGCTTGAAGCAGGTGGAGGCCGCCGGCCTGCTCGGCGTCAAGCAGCCGGACGTCTCCAAAATGCTGCGCGGCGATTTCCGCCAGTTCTCGGTCGAGCGGCTGCTGCGTTTTCTGGTGGCGCTGGGACAGGACGTGGAGATCGTCGTCAAGCCGCCGAGCGGCGCGGAGGCCCCGGCGCTGCGCGTCGCGCGTCTGTGA
- a CDS encoding type II toxin-antitoxin system PemK/MazF family toxin, producing the protein MDRGDIYLVDLDPTEGREQKGRRCVMIVSASRFNRHTGAPLCVPITGGGGFARATGFTVPLTGSGLSTDGVVRCDQARTLDLRARGARKLESAPDYIVNEVIARLTTLLE; encoded by the coding sequence ATGGATCGAGGCGACATCTACCTCGTCGATCTCGATCCGACCGAAGGGCGTGAGCAAAAAGGCCGCCGTTGCGTGATGATCGTTTCGGCGAGCCGCTTCAACCGCCACACCGGGGCGCCGCTCTGCGTGCCGATCACCGGCGGGGGCGGCTTCGCTCGCGCAACCGGCTTCACGGTTCCGCTCACGGGCAGCGGACTTTCGACCGATGGCGTCGTCCGCTGCGATCAGGCGCGGACGCTAGATCTTCGCGCCCGCGGCGCCCGCAAGCTCGAGAGCGCTCCCGACTATATCGTCAATGAGGTGATCGCCCGGCTCACGACATTGCTGGAATGA
- the trpB gene encoding tryptophan synthase subunit beta produces the protein MNDQTPNSFRNGPDENGRFGLFGGRFVAETLMPLILDLERAYAQAKADPSFQAELDSLLKHYVGRPSPLYYAERMTEHLRGLTAAVGGEGGAKIYFKRDELNHTGAHKINNVLGQILLARRMGKKRIIAETGAGQHGVATATACARFGLDCVVYMGAVDVERQKPNVFRMKMLGAEVRPVQSGARTLKDAMNEALRDWVTNVADTFYCIGTAAGPHPYPAMVRDFQSVIGNEAKEQMLEAEGRLPDSLVACIGGGSNAIGLFHPFLDDASVEIYGVEAAGHGLDVENGHAASLAGGRPGVLHGNRTYLLMDDDGQILEGHSISAGLDYPGIGPEHSWLRDIGRVTYLSATDKEALAAFQLCSKLEGIIPALEPSHALAKVMELAPQKPQDHIMVMNLCGRGDKDIFAVAEHLGGM, from the coding sequence ATGAACGACCAGACCCCCAATTCCTTCCGCAACGGCCCGGACGAGAACGGCCGCTTCGGCCTGTTCGGCGGACGCTTCGTCGCCGAGACCTTGATGCCGCTGATCCTCGACCTCGAGCGCGCCTATGCGCAAGCCAAGGCCGACCCCTCCTTCCAGGCCGAGCTGGACAGCCTGCTGAAGCACTATGTCGGCCGGCCGAGCCCGCTCTATTACGCCGAGCGCATGACCGAGCATTTGCGCGGCCTCACAGCGGCGGTCGGCGGCGAAGGCGGCGCCAAGATCTATTTCAAGCGCGACGAGCTGAATCACACCGGCGCGCATAAGATCAACAATGTTCTCGGCCAGATTCTGCTCGCCCGCCGCATGGGCAAGAAGCGCATCATCGCCGAGACCGGCGCCGGCCAGCACGGCGTCGCCACCGCCACCGCCTGCGCGCGCTTCGGCCTCGATTGCGTCGTCTATATGGGCGCGGTCGATGTCGAGCGGCAAAAGCCCAATGTCTTCCGCATGAAGATGCTGGGCGCGGAAGTGCGCCCGGTGCAGTCCGGCGCGCGCACGCTGAAAGACGCGATGAACGAGGCGCTGCGCGATTGGGTGACCAATGTCGCCGACACTTTCTATTGCATCGGCACCGCCGCCGGCCCGCATCCCTACCCCGCCATGGTGCGCGATTTCCAATCGGTGATCGGCAATGAGGCGAAGGAGCAGATGCTCGAGGCGGAAGGGCGGCTGCCCGATTCGCTCGTCGCCTGCATCGGCGGCGGCTCCAACGCCATCGGCCTGTTCCACCCCTTCCTCGACGACGCCTCGGTCGAGATTTACGGCGTGGAAGCCGCCGGTCATGGCCTGGACGTCGAGAACGGCCACGCCGCCTCGCTGGCGGGCGGACGGCCGGGCGTGCTGCACGGCAACCGCACCTATCTCTTGATGGACGACGACGGCCAGATTCTCGAAGGCCATTCGATCTCCGCCGGCCTCGATTATCCCGGCATCGGCCCGGAGCATTCCTGGCTGCGCGACATCGGCCGCGTGACCTATCTCTCGGCCACCGACAAGGAGGCGCTCGCCGCCTTCCAGCTCTGTTCCAAGCTCGAGGGCATCATCCCGGCGCTGGAGCCTTCGCACGCGCTGGCCAAGGTGATGGAGCTGGCGCCGCAGAAGCCGCAGGATCACATCATGGTGATGAATCTGTGCGGACGCGGCGACAAGGATATTTTCGCCGTGGCGGAGCATTTGGGCGGGATGTGA
- a CDS encoding AbrB/MazE/SpoVT family DNA-binding domain-containing protein, whose amino-acid sequence MQTAKLRKVGGSIMVAVPPAMLSALELAAESTVGLSIEGGRLIVEPQPQRRYSLDELLSEEAPSVSDQDEAWMNSPPVGRELL is encoded by the coding sequence ATGCAGACGGCCAAGTTACGAAAAGTCGGCGGCTCGATCATGGTGGCGGTTCCGCCCGCCATGCTCAGCGCGCTCGAGCTCGCGGCCGAATCGACCGTCGGCCTTTCGATCGAGGGCGGTCGCCTGATCGTCGAGCCGCAACCCCAGCGCCGCTATTCGCTCGACGAGCTTTTGTCCGAAGAGGCCCCTTCTGTCTCCGACCAGGACGAAGCTTGGATGAATTCGCCGCCCGTTGGCCGCGAACTTCTCTGA
- a CDS encoding TetM/TetW/TetO/TetS family tetracycline resistance ribosomal protection protein encodes MNNSPLLVSVTIEPEHARDWEELVEALARLSAGAPGLRVSDLDAIGGTQALLEAASEERLREIVARFQELSPVEAIIGPPRVAYRERLSRRQEIDFTHKRPGQYARVKLVFDTDGAGGEIFENRASESAVPAEFVDGVERGVVSVVESGVILGRPVVELKAALVDGAGHGSDSSVLAFEIAARAATREALAKSSELLEPIMSVEIVAPNDVADAVIADLRGRRAQALKAEQGDETTRITATAPLAELLGYGDALSALTKGRASHNLRFGHYAPIAPEDDTPFRPAASARPSATA; translated from the coding sequence ATGAATAATTCGCCGCTGCTCGTCTCGGTGACGATAGAGCCCGAGCACGCCCGCGATTGGGAAGAGCTCGTCGAGGCGCTCGCGCGGCTGTCCGCCGGCGCGCCCGGACTGCGCGTCTCCGATCTCGATGCGATCGGCGGAACGCAGGCGCTGCTCGAGGCGGCGAGCGAGGAGCGGCTGCGAGAGATCGTCGCGCGCTTCCAGGAGCTGTCGCCCGTCGAGGCGATCATCGGCCCGCCGCGCGTCGCCTATCGCGAGCGTCTGTCGCGGCGCCAGGAAATCGATTTCACCCATAAGCGGCCCGGCCAATACGCCCGCGTGAAGCTCGTCTTCGACACGGATGGCGCGGGCGGCGAGATTTTCGAGAATCGCGCGTCGGAGAGCGCCGTTCCGGCCGAATTCGTCGATGGTGTGGAGCGCGGCGTCGTCTCTGTGGTGGAGAGCGGCGTCATTCTCGGCCGGCCGGTGGTGGAGCTGAAGGCGGCGCTGGTGGACGGCGCCGGCCATGGCTCGGATTCGTCGGTGCTGGCCTTCGAGATCGCCGCGCGCGCGGCGACGCGGGAGGCGCTGGCAAAGAGCAGCGAATTGCTCGAGCCGATCATGAGCGTCGAGATCGTGGCGCCCAATGACGTCGCCGACGCTGTGATCGCAGATTTGCGCGGCCGGCGCGCGCAGGCGCTGAAGGCGGAGCAGGGCGACGAGACCACGCGGATCACGGCGACCGCGCCGCTCGCGGAGCTGCTCGGCTATGGGGATGCGCTGAGCGCGCTGACCAAAGGGCGCGCGAGCCATAATCTGCGCTTCGGCCATTATGCACCGATCGCGCCGGAGGACGACACGCCCTTCCGTCCCGCGGCCTCCGCGCGGCCCAGCGCGACGGCCTGA
- the hpnH gene encoding adenosyl-hopene transferase HpnH gives MSIPLRYIMSIGGYILRQHLAGRKRYPLVLMLEPLFRCNLACAGCGKIDYPDHILDKRLSAEDCLASVDECGAPVVVIAGGEPLLHKELPQIVEGIMARKKFAIVCTNALLLAKKIDQYKPSPYFTWSIHLDGDEEMHDRAVSQTGVYKRAVEAIKLAKSKGFRVTINSTFFQDADPARVADFFDEVKRIGIDGMTVSPGYAYERAPNQAHFLNRARTKELFRGILKRGRGGRDWAFVQSGLFLDFLAGNQTYHCTPWGNPARTVFGWQRPCYLLGEGYVPTFKQLMDETDWDSYGVGNYEKCADCMVHCGFEATAVKDAVARPWKAALVALRGVKTEGDFAPDISLEKQRPAQYVFDKNVATLSELREAEAKERAEKTPTAA, from the coding sequence TTGTCCATTCCGCTTCGCTACATCATGTCGATCGGGGGCTATATCCTCCGCCAGCATCTCGCCGGCCGGAAGCGCTATCCGCTGGTGCTGATGCTCGAGCCGCTGTTTCGCTGCAATCTCGCCTGCGCCGGCTGCGGCAAGATCGACTACCCGGACCATATTCTCGATAAGCGCCTCTCGGCGGAGGACTGCCTCGCCTCGGTGGACGAATGTGGCGCGCCGGTCGTCGTGATCGCGGGCGGCGAGCCGCTGCTGCACAAGGAGCTGCCGCAGATCGTCGAAGGCATAATGGCGCGCAAGAAATTCGCCATCGTTTGCACCAACGCCCTGCTGCTGGCCAAAAAGATCGACCAGTATAAGCCGAGCCCTTATTTCACCTGGTCGATCCATCTCGACGGCGACGAGGAGATGCATGATCGCGCGGTGAGCCAGACCGGCGTCTACAAGCGCGCGGTGGAGGCGATCAAGCTGGCGAAGTCCAAGGGCTTCCGCGTCACCATCAACAGCACCTTCTTCCAGGACGCCGATCCGGCCCGCGTCGCCGATTTCTTCGACGAGGTGAAGCGCATCGGCATAGACGGCATGACGGTGTCGCCGGGCTACGCCTATGAGCGCGCGCCCAATCAGGCGCATTTTCTCAATCGCGCGCGCACCAAGGAGCTGTTCCGCGGCATTCTGAAGCGCGGACGCGGCGGACGCGACTGGGCCTTCGTGCAATCGGGCCTGTTCCTCGACTTTCTGGCCGGCAATCAGACCTATCATTGCACGCCCTGGGGTAATCCGGCGCGCACCGTCTTCGGCTGGCAGCGTCCCTGCTATCTTCTGGGCGAGGGCTATGTCCCGACCTTCAAGCAGCTGATGGACGAGACTGATTGGGACTCTTACGGCGTCGGCAATTACGAGAAATGCGCCGATTGCATGGTCCATTGCGGCTTCGAGGCCACGGCGGTGAAGGACGCCGTCGCGCGTCCGTGGAAGGCGGCGCTGGTCGCTCTGCGCGGCGTGAAGACGGAAGGCGATTTCGCGCCCGACATCTCGCTCGAGAAGCAGCGGCCGGCGCAATATGTCTTCGACAAGAATGTCGCGACGCTGTCAGAGCTCCGAGAGGCCGAGGCTAAGGAGCGGGCCGAGAAGACGCCCACAGCGGCCTAA
- a CDS encoding phosphorylase has protein sequence MDGPDEVEPPRFLIITGLLSERACAEGEGLVPICSGADTEGLRAALERTQGFALAGVVSFGIAGGLDPALRPGDVVIGASVVAENKRYETSAELSSILSEGLGASGGKIVSGVIAGVEAPVLDPRAKAALRKRTGAAAVDMETHIAADFAERRRLPLAVVRVVNDPAARALPPLATSAVTPDGGVDFRAVFRDLAREPRQIGDLILAGLDFRKSSATLGRCGRLLGPLLSLGLSEL, from the coding sequence TTGGACGGCCCGGATGAGGTGGAGCCCCCGCGCTTCCTCATCATCACGGGGCTGCTCAGCGAGCGCGCCTGCGCGGAGGGCGAAGGTCTGGTGCCGATTTGCAGCGGCGCCGACACTGAGGGCCTGCGCGCCGCGCTCGAGCGTACGCAGGGCTTCGCGCTAGCCGGCGTCGTCAGCTTCGGCATAGCGGGCGGGCTCGATCCGGCGCTGCGGCCGGGCGACGTCGTCATCGGAGCCTCGGTCGTCGCCGAGAACAAGCGCTATGAGACGAGCGCCGAGCTGTCGTCCATTTTGAGCGAAGGTCTCGGCGCCTCGGGCGGCAAGATCGTCTCCGGCGTCATCGCCGGCGTCGAGGCGCCCGTGCTCGACCCCAGGGCCAAAGCCGCGCTGCGCAAGCGGACCGGGGCCGCCGCCGTCGATATGGAAACCCACATCGCCGCCGATTTCGCCGAGCGCCGGCGCCTGCCGCTGGCCGTGGTGCGCGTGGTCAATGATCCGGCGGCGCGGGCGCTGCCGCCGCTGGCCACCTCCGCCGTCACGCCGGACGGCGGCGTCGATTTCCGCGCGGTGTTTCGCGATCTCGCCCGCGAGCCGCGCCAGATCGGCGATCTCATTCTCGCCGGTCTGGACTTTCGCAAATCATCGGCGACCTTAGGCCGCTGTGGGCGTCTTCTCGGCCCGCTCCTTAGCCTCGGCCTCTCGGAGCTCTGA
- the trpA gene encoding tryptophan synthase subunit alpha: protein MSTRIDARFEALRAEGRAALVTFVMAGDPDLETSLALLKRLPEAGADLIELGIPFTDPMADGPAIQAAGLRALHAGMTLNKTLELVRAFRAQDQATPIVLMGYYNPVYVHGVPAFLEEAKAAGVDGLIIVDLPAEEDAELCLPARAAGLNFIRLATPTTDDKRLPKVLENTSGFVYYVSLTGITGAALSDYSGVSEAVARIKRSTPLPIAVGFGVKTAENAAEIARYADGVVVGSALVDALAKSLDAENRAGPRTVEAVTSLVADLSRGVRGARSQEAKKDEPFSLKGALGAIARLWS, encoded by the coding sequence ATGAGCACACGCATCGACGCCCGCTTCGAAGCCCTGCGCGCCGAGGGCCGCGCCGCCCTCGTGACCTTCGTCATGGCGGGCGACCCGGACCTCGAGACCTCGCTCGCTCTATTGAAGCGCCTGCCCGAGGCCGGCGCGGATCTGATCGAGCTCGGCATTCCCTTCACCGATCCCATGGCCGACGGCCCCGCCATTCAGGCGGCGGGCCTTCGGGCGCTGCATGCGGGCATGACGCTCAATAAGACGCTCGAGCTGGTCCGCGCCTTCCGCGCGCAGGATCAGGCGACGCCGATCGTGCTGATGGGCTATTACAACCCCGTCTATGTGCATGGCGTGCCCGCCTTCCTCGAGGAGGCGAAGGCGGCCGGCGTCGATGGGCTCATCATCGTCGATCTTCCGGCGGAGGAAGACGCCGAGCTGTGCCTGCCGGCGCGCGCGGCGGGGCTGAATTTCATCCGCCTGGCGACGCCCACCACGGATGACAAGCGCCTGCCCAAAGTGCTCGAAAACACGAGCGGGTTTGTCTATTATGTGTCGCTCACCGGCATCACCGGCGCGGCGCTCTCGGATTATTCTGGCGTGTCGGAGGCGGTCGCGCGCATCAAGCGCAGCACTCCTCTGCCCATCGCCGTCGGCTTCGGCGTCAAGACGGCGGAGAACGCCGCCGAGATCGCGCGCTATGCCGATGGCGTGGTGGTCGGCTCGGCGCTGGTCGATGCGCTGGCGAAATCGCTCGACGCCGAGAATCGCGCCGGTCCGCGGACGGTGGAGGCGGTGACGAGCCTCGTCGCCGATCTCTCCCGCGGCGTGCGCGGCGCGCGGTCTCAAGAGGCGAAGAAGGACGAGCCCTTCTCGTTGAAAGGCGCCCTGGGAGCGATCGCGAGGCTCTGGTCATGA
- a CDS encoding phosphoribosylanthranilate isomerase — protein MAGVIVKICGLSTAPTLEATIAAGADMAGFVFFEKSPRHITLETARELGRVAQGRIRKVALTVDADDSTLDAIVAALAPDLLQLHGAETPERVAATKARFGLPIIKAIGVAGAADVARATAFRETADILLFDAKPAPNAAVPGGAGMVFDWELMRGYGDGDWMLSGGLDPANVAEALRLTGAPAVDVSSGVERERGVKDEAKIAAFVTAARGASV, from the coding sequence TTGGCGGGCGTGATCGTCAAAATCTGCGGCTTGTCCACCGCGCCGACGCTCGAGGCGACGATCGCCGCCGGCGCCGATATGGCCGGCTTCGTCTTCTTCGAGAAAAGCCCGCGCCACATCACGCTCGAGACGGCGCGGGAGCTCGGCCGGGTCGCGCAGGGACGCATCCGCAAAGTGGCGCTGACCGTCGACGCCGACGATTCCACGCTCGACGCGATCGTCGCCGCTCTCGCGCCGGACCTTCTGCAATTGCACGGAGCGGAGACGCCCGAGCGCGTCGCCGCGACGAAGGCGCGATTCGGGCTGCCGATCATCAAGGCGATCGGCGTCGCCGGCGCCGCGGATGTCGCGCGCGCGACGGCCTTTCGGGAGACCGCCGACATTCTCCTCTTCGACGCCAAGCCCGCGCCGAACGCCGCCGTTCCCGGCGGGGCCGGGATGGTCTTCGATTGGGAGCTGATGCGCGGCTACGGCGACGGCGACTGGATGCTCTCCGGCGGCCTCGACCCCGCCAATGTGGCGGAGGCGCTGCGGCTGACCGGCGCGCCGGCGGTGGACGTGTCCTCTGGCGTCGAGCGCGAGCGGGGCGTGAAGGACGAGGCGAAGATCGCAGCCTTTGTCACGGCGGCGCGCGGCGCATCTGTCTGA
- the accD gene encoding acetyl-CoA carboxylase, carboxyltransferase subunit beta, with the protein MNWYSNVVPPKIKALIKREAPENAWVKCPESGQLVFHKDIEDNLYVVPGSGYHMRIPVEARLAGLFDNGEHEVVPTPEVPSDPLKFRDIKRYVDKIKEYRLKTGHQDAVTIAYGKLEGAAVTVAVQDFEFMGGSLGMAAGEAIIAGMTHAIEKRTPFIIFTASGGARMQEGMFSLMQMPRTTIAVRRLREARLPYIVVLTNPTTGGVTASYAMLGDVHIAEPGAIIGFAGARVIEQTIREKLPEGFQRAEYLRDHGMVDMVVPRTQMRETLARLCALLTKAPRRAA; encoded by the coding sequence ATGAACTGGTATTCCAACGTCGTTCCGCCCAAGATCAAAGCCCTCATCAAGCGCGAGGCGCCGGAGAACGCCTGGGTCAAATGCCCGGAGAGCGGCCAGCTCGTGTTCCACAAGGACATAGAGGACAATCTCTATGTCGTGCCGGGCTCCGGCTATCACATGCGCATTCCGGTGGAGGCGCGGCTCGCCGGCCTCTTCGACAATGGCGAGCACGAAGTGGTGCCGACGCCAGAGGTTCCGAGCGATCCGCTGAAGTTCCGCGACATCAAGCGCTATGTCGACAAGATCAAGGAATATCGCCTCAAGACCGGCCATCAGGATGCGGTCACGATCGCCTATGGCAAGCTCGAGGGCGCGGCCGTGACCGTCGCGGTGCAGGACTTCGAGTTCATGGGCGGCTCGCTCGGCATGGCGGCGGGCGAGGCGATCATCGCCGGCATGACGCACGCCATAGAGAAGCGCACGCCCTTCATCATCTTCACCGCCTCCGGCGGCGCGCGCATGCAGGAGGGCATGTTCTCGCTGATGCAGATGCCGCGCACCACAATCGCCGTGCGCCGGCTGCGCGAGGCGCGCCTGCCCTATATCGTCGTGCTCACCAATCCGACGACCGGCGGCGTCACCGCCTCCTACGCCATGCTGGGCGACGTCCACATCGCCGAGCCCGGCGCGATCATCGGCTTCGCCGGCGCGCGCGTCATCGAGCAGACGATTCGCGAGAAGCTGCCCGAGGGTTTTCAGCGCGCCGAATATCTGCGCGACCATGGCATGGTGGATATGGTGGTGCCGCGCACGCAAATGCGCGAGACGCTGGCCCGGCTCTGCGCGCTGCTGACCAAAGCGCCGCGCCGCGCGGCTTGA
- a CDS encoding Rieske (2Fe-2S) protein, with protein MDDLFVICRTGHIEDGQAHGFVLMRAYDNGDTNPWPIIITRKGNNFYGFENSCPHEQMRLDTSPGNFLDESGNFLECGQHRSQFDLDTGHCFIGPCQGGKLTPLSLVIDDGDVCITGVLLADE; from the coding sequence ATGGACGATCTGTTTGTGATTTGTCGCACAGGCCACATAGAGGACGGCCAAGCCCATGGCTTCGTCCTGATGCGCGCCTATGACAACGGCGACACCAATCCGTGGCCGATCATCATCACGCGCAAAGGCAACAACTTCTACGGTTTCGAGAATTCCTGCCCGCACGAGCAGATGCGTCTCGACACTTCACCCGGCAATTTCCTCGACGAGTCGGGCAATTTCCTCGAATGCGGGCAGCATCGCTCCCAATTCGACCTCGACACCGGCCATTGCTTCATCGGCCCGTGTCAGGGCGGGAAGCTGACGCCGCTTTCGCTCGTGATCGACGACGGCGACGTCTGCATCACCGGCGTGCTGCTGGCCGACGAATGA